In the genome of Spirochaetia bacterium, one region contains:
- a CDS encoding TRAP transporter small permease subunit, with product MDAKKYARLVYDFKIFLGILVLLWIILENIVIVTRYVLKISIPWSNELFILMFVWFVFIGAALESIDEKHIAITLLHDALKTSRSIYILKLVQDFLFLVFIAIVCYESWNVCLLQHHSGQITSILKLPVYISTMSLSVGSTAWAAILIQKIRLDFKGIKEGDNIHE from the coding sequence ATGGATGCAAAAAAATATGCTCGTTTGGTTTATGATTTTAAAATTTTTCTCGGTATTCTCGTATTATTGTGGATTATTTTGGAAAATATAGTCATCGTTACCCGATATGTACTTAAGATATCCATTCCTTGGAGCAATGAACTGTTTATTCTCATGTTCGTTTGGTTCGTTTTCATTGGTGCTGCTTTGGAGAGCATTGACGAAAAACATATAGCAATTACATTGCTGCATGATGCACTCAAGACATCCCGATCAATTTATATTTTGAAATTGGTTCAGGATTTTCTGTTTCTTGTATTTATTGCTATTGTCTGTTATGAAAGCTGGAATGTTTGTTTGCTTCAGCATCATTCAGGGCAGATTACGTCTATATTGAAACTGCCTGTTTATATTTCCACGATGTCTCTTTCAGTGGGATCAACAGCTTGGGCAGCCATTCTGATACAGAAGATTCGACTTGATTTCAAAGGAATAAAGGAAGGAGACAATATCCATGAGTAG
- a CDS encoding TRAP transporter large permease has translation MSSLLMIVFFLVLLLLGVPVVASMGLAAIGYVLGFMNLPLNIVANQMMTGVGSVPLMAIPFFIISGALMEYGGISRRIIGFAEALVGHLPGGMGLVVIVASAFFAAMTGSGAACVAAIGGMMIPAMTKNGYDIDFACALQASGGSLGPIIPPSILMVLYSCSTGNSVGDMLLAGLFPGLLIAILMMVLTVLISKREGYKGSGSFSMKKVWHSFKESIWALLTPVIILGGIYSGIFTPTEAAAASCLYAIIIGLWVYKELKFKELMLCLYNSLKSVGMILSIVAVTQLFSWILTRQGLPQMIAQMCTHISDDPKVFMILVGMILLVVGCFLDPVPAVLIFAPILTPAAGAMGIDPIQFGVVMVVTFCIGLVTPPVGMTLFVASGIGERPVMSISKKIWPFVLVMLFAVILLIIFPQISLWLPQMAK, from the coding sequence ATGAGTAGTTTGTTGATGATTGTTTTCTTTTTGGTTTTATTGCTGTTAGGGGTACCTGTTGTTGCTTCAATGGGTCTTGCTGCAATTGGATATGTGCTCGGTTTTATGAATTTACCCTTGAATATTGTTGCAAATCAGATGATGACCGGAGTTGGATCCGTCCCTCTTATGGCGATACCATTCTTTATCATTTCTGGTGCATTGATGGAATATGGGGGTATTTCGAGAAGAATCATTGGCTTTGCCGAAGCTCTGGTCGGACATTTGCCTGGTGGTATGGGTCTTGTGGTTATCGTTGCCAGCGCATTTTTTGCTGCCATGACTGGTTCTGGAGCCGCCTGTGTGGCTGCAATAGGTGGAATGATGATTCCTGCAATGACCAAGAATGGTTATGATATTGATTTTGCCTGTGCACTTCAAGCTTCAGGAGGTTCTCTTGGACCGATTATCCCGCCAAGTATTCTGATGGTGCTGTATAGTTGCAGTACAGGAAATTCTGTTGGGGATATGCTTCTTGCAGGGCTTTTCCCTGGCCTGTTGATTGCAATTTTGATGATGGTCCTTACGGTGCTGATTTCAAAAAGGGAAGGATATAAAGGCAGCGGTTCTTTCTCGATGAAAAAAGTCTGGCATAGCTTCAAAGAATCCATTTGGGCATTGCTGACACCCGTAATTATTTTGGGTGGTATCTATTCCGGGATATTTACACCGACGGAGGCTGCTGCCGCCAGCTGTCTCTATGCCATTATCATTGGACTATGGGTGTATAAGGAATTAAAGTTCAAGGAGCTTATGCTATGTCTTTATAATTCTCTGAAAAGTGTCGGAATGATTCTTAGCATTGTTGCTGTAACACAATTATTCAGTTGGATTCTCACGCGGCAAGGATTGCCTCAGATGATTGCACAGATGTGTACTCATATTTCCGATGATCCAAAAGTGTTCATGATTTTGGTAGGCATGATATTGCTTGTCGTCGGTTGTTTCCTGGATCCTGTTCCTGCTGTATTGATTTTTGCACCTATCCTTACACCAGCAGCAGGTGCAATGGGTATTGATCCTATACAGTTTGGCGTAGTAATGGTGGTGACATTCTGTATCGGCCTGGTAACACCTCCTGTCGGCATGACACTTTTTGTTGCTTCGGGTATCGGTGAACGTCCTGTGATGTCAATAAGCAAGAAAATCTGGCCTTTTGTCCTCGTAATGTTATTTGCTGTCATATTATTGATTATTTTCCCGCAAATCAGTCTGTGGTTACCACAGATGGCAAAATAA
- a CDS encoding IS110 family transposase: MANGMEEGTERLDVGVDLHKTQVTVCVLADGDEERPVEEKAYVTRGHDGLGQLAARLHGLQEAYGCPVRLAVETTGNARYFKNRFEKEGFAVTVVNTNRFKVISESTSKNDRNDARTLAYYLYKDMLPQSHLCDQQSEEARRLLKARSILVSTQVKVKNQVHGMMLGYGVDTRHSQLQSKRKRQGLLKDLEDHGFTQTAAASLKLLFGIIDDLAEQIKAVEKQLAETAGENEDVALLRTVPGIGAVTAMTIAAYAGDLQGRFGGDFRKFASYAGLVPSVHNSNDTVLLGRITKHGPQMLRTALVQATMGMLRLSKKTGSWRLMVAYRRMKETKGSGKSIIATTRKLARVIFAILNSRRPFDESLMVREVGGSLSAEEVIGA, from the coding sequence ATGGCAAACGGCATGGAAGAAGGGACGGAGAGGCTGGACGTAGGCGTGGACCTGCACAAGACGCAGGTGACGGTATGCGTCCTTGCGGACGGAGACGAGGAAAGGCCCGTGGAGGAGAAGGCATACGTCACCAGGGGACATGACGGGCTGGGACAGCTGGCAGCGAGGCTGCATGGCCTGCAGGAGGCATACGGCTGCCCGGTACGGCTTGCCGTGGAGACGACGGGCAACGCCCGGTACTTCAAGAACAGGTTCGAGAAGGAAGGCTTTGCCGTGACGGTGGTGAACACGAACAGGTTCAAGGTCATCAGCGAGAGCACGAGCAAGAACGACAGGAACGACGCGAGGACGCTGGCCTATTACCTGTACAAGGACATGCTCCCGCAGAGCCACCTGTGCGACCAGCAGAGCGAGGAGGCCAGGCGGCTGCTGAAGGCCAGGAGCATCCTGGTGAGCACGCAGGTGAAGGTGAAGAACCAGGTCCACGGGATGATGCTCGGCTACGGGGTCGACACGAGGCACAGCCAGCTGCAGAGCAAGAGGAAGCGGCAGGGACTGCTGAAAGATCTCGAAGACCATGGATTCACGCAGACCGCCGCCGCTTCGCTCAAGCTTCTGTTCGGCATTATAGACGACCTGGCGGAGCAAATCAAGGCAGTGGAGAAGCAGCTGGCCGAGACGGCCGGGGAGAACGAGGACGTGGCGCTGCTCAGGACGGTGCCGGGGATCGGCGCGGTCACGGCGATGACGATCGCGGCCTATGCGGGGGACCTGCAGGGACGGTTCGGGGGAGACTTCAGGAAGTTTGCCTCGTATGCGGGGCTGGTGCCGTCGGTGCACAACTCGAACGACACGGTCCTGCTGGGGAGGATAACGAAGCACGGGCCGCAGATGCTGCGCACGGCGCTGGTGCAGGCGACGATGGGGATGCTGCGGCTGTCCAAGAAGACGGGCAGCTGGCGGCTGATGGTGGCTTACCGAAGGATGAAGGAGACGAAGGGGTCGGGGAAGTCCATCATAGCCACGACGCGTAAGCTGGCGAGGGTCATCTTTGCGATCCTGAACAGCAGGAGGCCGTTCGACGAATCCCTGATGGTAAGGGAAGTCGGGGGGTCACTGAGTGCGGAGGAGGTCATAGGGGCCTAA
- a CDS encoding DctP family TRAP transporter solute-binding subunit: protein MKRKSMMMLVLLCALPMLFANGTGEAGSKKGIELSAATGGMSANSPAGRAMAKFADKVQEYSQGSVDIKVFYDTTLGNASSMINGFQQGTVDIGVCGDSYYSGLVPEIQAFELPYVFDSLKDARTAVAGKAGDYIKDKLQQKGIHPLTFWEIGFRELTNNKRPVTVPADLKGIKLRCLPASFQVKAWEAAGAIPVPMDVSELYSSLQQGVVDGQENPLSEIYNQRFYEVQKYLSLTDHVYTPMLFSISNIAWNKLDASQQDALVKAAKDAQSEVYRINDEESTILLKKIEDAGVKVEQHPDKAAFKVAMAQSLVLFKNEYGDTMFTLMGK, encoded by the coding sequence ATGAAAAGAAAAAGTATGATGATGTTGGTATTGCTTTGTGCTTTGCCTATGCTGTTTGCAAATGGAACAGGTGAAGCTGGAAGTAAAAAAGGGATTGAACTTTCTGCTGCAACAGGTGGTATGTCCGCAAATAGCCCGGCTGGAAGAGCCATGGCAAAATTTGCAGATAAGGTACAGGAATATTCACAGGGATCTGTGGATATAAAGGTTTTCTATGATACGACCTTAGGTAATGCCTCTTCGATGATCAACGGATTCCAACAGGGTACTGTTGATATCGGAGTATGCGGTGATTCCTACTATTCAGGTCTGGTTCCTGAAATTCAAGCTTTTGAGTTGCCATATGTCTTTGACTCACTTAAGGATGCCCGTACTGCTGTAGCAGGTAAAGCTGGTGATTATATCAAAGATAAGTTGCAACAGAAAGGAATACATCCCTTGACTTTTTGGGAGATTGGTTTCAGGGAGTTGACAAATAACAAGCGTCCGGTGACTGTGCCAGCTGATCTCAAAGGAATCAAATTACGCTGTTTGCCTGCAAGTTTTCAAGTCAAAGCCTGGGAAGCCGCAGGAGCCATTCCCGTGCCGATGGATGTTTCAGAGCTTTATTCATCTCTGCAGCAAGGAGTAGTCGATGGGCAGGAAAATCCTTTAAGCGAGATATATAACCAGCGATTTTATGAAGTGCAGAAGTATTTGTCTTTGACTGATCATGTGTACACGCCGATGCTTTTCAGTATCAGTAACATTGCATGGAATAAGCTTGATGCTTCCCAACAGGATGCACTTGTCAAAGCTGCAAAAGATGCGCAGAGCGAAGTGTATAGGATCAATGACGAGGAATCAACGATATTGCTGAAAAAGATTGAAGATGCAGGGGTGAAGGTCGAACAACATCCTGATAAAGCAGCTTTCAAGGTTGCCATGGCTCAATCCTTGGTATTATTTAAAAATGAATATGGTGATACAATGTTTACCCTAATGGGAAAATAA